From a single Glycine soja cultivar W05 chromosome 19, ASM419377v2, whole genome shotgun sequence genomic region:
- the LOC114398450 gene encoding uncharacterized protein LOC114398450 → MSGKYIVSAILGSFGVAWVCDYYVSEKKLFGGTTPGTITNNEWAEETDKKLQAWPRTAGPPVVMNPISRQNFIVKSRPE, encoded by the exons ATGTCAggcaagtatattgtttctgcTATTCTTGGATCATTTGGAGTTGCATGGGTTTGTGATTATTATGTTTCAGAAAAAAAGCTATTTGGAG GTACTACCCCTGGCACTATTACAAACAATGAGTGGGCAGAAGAGACTGACAAAAAATTACAGGCATGGCCTCGTACTGCCGGTCCACCAGTGGTCATGAATCCCATAAGTCGCCAAAATTTCATTGTGAAGTCTCGCCCtgagtaa
- the LOC114398950 gene encoding calmodulin-like, whose protein sequence is MANQLTDEQISEFKEAFSLFDKDGDGCITTKELGTVMRSLGQNPTEAELQDMINEVDADGNGTIDFPEFLNLMARKMKDTDSEEELKEAFRVFDKDQNGFISAAELRHVMTNLGEKLTDEEVDEMIREADVDGDGQINYEEFVKVMMAK, encoded by the exons ATGGCAAATCAACTCACCGATGAACAGATCTCTGAGTTCAAGGAAGCCTTCAGTTTGTTCGATAAGGATGGAGATG GTTGCATCACAACAAAGGAGCTTGGGACCGTTATGCGTTCGTTGGGTCAGAACCCAACAGAGGCTGAGCTCCAAGACATGATCAACGAAGTAGATGCTGATGGCAATGGCACCATTGACTTCCCCGAGTTCTTGAACCTCATGGCCAGAAAGATGAAGGACACTGATTCTGAGGAGGAGCTGAAGGAGGCGTTCAGAGTGTTTGACAAGGACCAGAATGGGTTCATTTCTGCTGCTGAACTCCGCCATGTGATGACCAACCTTGGGGAGAAGCTCACTGATGAAGAGGTTGATGAGATGATTCGAGAGGCTGATGTTGATGGCGACGGCCAAATAAACTACGAGGAGTTCGTTAAGGTCATGATGGCCAAGTGA
- the LOC114398809 gene encoding alpha-L-arabinofuranosidase 1-like, with translation MSLPIKICLLYLTCLTVSCFAEQTSTLIVDAKGSVRKIPDTFFGAFFEEINHAGAGGLWAELVRNRGFEAGGPNVPSNIFPWSIIGDDSTILVSTDRTSCFERNKVALRMNILCNESNPCPAGGVGISNPGFWGMNIEKGQKYKVVFYVKARGRLDLDVSFVGSVSGAKLASQNFRAPGHNISMWTRMETILEANDTNRNASLQITTSNRGVVWLDQVSAMPLDTFKGHGYRKDLFQMVADLKPNFFRFPGGCYVEGNYLRNAFRWKDTVGPWEERPGHFNDVWNYWTDDGFGFFEGLQFAEDVGALPTWVFNNGLSLNDEVNTSAIAPFIQEALDGIEFARGSPKSQWGSLRASMGHPEPFDLRIVAIGNEECGMPKYQANYLKFHAAIKQAYPDIQIITNCDGSKKPLDHPADLYDFHIYTNATDMFSKSTKFDDAPRSGPKAFVSEYAVWKDDAGNGTLLAAVAEAAFLIGLERNSDVVHMVSYAPLFVNTNDRKWTPDAIVFDSHQHYGTPSYWVQHLFTTSSGATLLNTTLQTSTDSLVASAIEYTNPKDKKNYLRIKVVNFGSDQQNLRFSISGLTSNVQQSGAAKTVLTGPNVKEENSFSEPNKIAPQHSSLEDASGDMNVVLAPYSVTSFDLLK, from the exons ATGTCCCTTCCTATTAAGATTTGTCTTCTTTACTTGACCTGCCTCACAGTTTCCTGCTTTGCAGAGCAAACTTCAACCTTAATTGTAGATGCTAAAGGATCTGTGAGAAAAATTCCAGATACTTTCTTTGGAGCATTTTTTGag GAAATCAATCATGCAGGAGCTGGGGGATTGTGGGCTGAGCTTGTGAGGAATAGAG GTTTTGAAGCTGGAGGCCCCAACGTTCCCTCAAATATTTTTCCGTGGTCAATTATTGGAGATGATTCAACCATCCTTGTCTCAACTGATCGTACCTCTTGCTTTGAGCGAAATAAAGTCGCATTGCGTATGAACATTCTTTGTAATGAATCTAATCCTTGCCCAGCTGGTGGTGTTGGTATCTCAAATCCTGGTTTCTGGGGCATG AATATTGAGAAAGGGCAGAAGTACAAAGTAGTCTTCTATGTGAAAGCACGTGGTAGACTTGATCTAGACGTTTCATTTGTTGGATCGGTTAGTGGTGCAAAGTTGGCTTCACAAAACTTTag AGCTCCTGGACATAATATTTCAATGTGGACAAGGATGGAGACTATACTGGAAGCCAATGATACAAATCGTAATGCAAGTCTTCAAATAACAACAAGCAATAGAGGAGTTGTATGGTTAGACCAAGTGTCTGCTATGCCCTTAGACACATTTAag GGTCATGGTTATCGAAAGGACCTTTTTCAAATGGTGGCAGATTTGAAACCAAATTTTTTCAGATTTCCGG GTGGGTGTTATGTTGAAGGAAATTATCTAAGAAATGCATTTAGGTGGAAAGACACGGTTGGACCCTGGGAAGAGAGACCAGGGCACTTTAATGATGTATGGAATTATTGGACTGACGATGGATTTGGTTTTTTTGAGGGCCTCCAA TTCGCTGAGGATGTTGGTGCATTGCCAACGTGGGTGTTTAACAATG GTCTCAGCCTTAACGACGAAGTTAATACATCTGCCATCGCGCCTTTTATCCAA gaAGCTCTAGACGGAATCGAGTTTGCTAGAGGTTCTCCAAAATCACAATGGGGATCTCTTAGGGCTTCCATGGGACATCCTGAGCCATTTGACTTGAGAATTGTTGCCATTGGAAATGAAGAGTGTGGCATGCCTAAGTATCAAG cGAACTATCTCAAATTTCACGCTGCCATAAAACAAGCTTATCCAGATATTCAGATCATAACCAATTGTGATGGTTCTAAAAAACCATTAGATCATCCAGCTGATCTCTATGATTTTCAT atTTATACAAATGCTACGGACATGTTTTCAAAGTCTACCAAGTTCGATGATGCACCACGATCTGGTCCAAAG GCGTTTGTTAGCGAGTATGCTGTTTGGAAGGATGATGCTGGAAATGGAACTCTTTTGGCTGCCGTGGCTGAAGCTGCATTCCTTATTGGACTAGAAAGAAATAG TGATGTCGTTCACATGGTCAGTTATGCGCCACTCTTTGTAAACACAAATGATAGAAA GTGGACACCGGATGCAATTGTATTTGACTCTCATCAGCATTATGGAACTCCTAGTTATTGGGTTCAACATCTTTTTACTACTTCAAGTGGAGCCACTTTGCTTAATACAACACTTCAAACTTCTACCGACTCCCTTGTTGCATCAGCAATTGAATACACAAACCCTAAGGATAAGAAGAACTACTTGAGAATAAAG GTTGTAAACTTTGGAAGTGATCAACAGAACTTGAGATTTTCTATAAGTGGACTGACTTCAAATGTGCAGCAATCTGGAGCAGCAAAGACAGTGCTCACGGGGCCTAATGTAAAAGAAGAGAATTCCTTCTCAGAACCAAATAag ATTGCGCCACAACACTCTTCACTTGAGGATGCTAGTGGGGACATGAACGTTGTACTTGCTCCATATTCTGTTACATCATTTGATCTATTAAAGTAG